From the Sediminitomix flava genome, one window contains:
- a CDS encoding efflux RND transporter periplasmic adaptor subunit, with protein MDKVIKKKNPFKKYIATLAVLVVIVASAVAALDWKDSIGVERDRLAIAEVIEGQFEDFILITGYVQPIRSVFIDAIEGGIIQEVQKTSGEQVQEGETIISLTNSNLQLDVLNREAQLYEQINNVKNTRLLLDQNLLNLKNELAEIDYQLEILKPELERKKVFFERKMISQKEFEDFRAQFKLYQQKRENTASSYKRDSAMKQLQMQQLDESEKRMWQSLNSIGKIADNLTVKAPIKGQLSTPDWQVGQSIERGERIGQIDMDGGYKVRAKVDEIYLPKTEVGQKAKLHFDQNDYVLTVTKIYPSIKQGTFEVDLLFENKIPANIKRGLSLHMQLQYEQTNNSKMLQMGGFYQSTGGNYVYVLSDDGQTAQKRKIKLGKQNSKFIEVTSGLSVGEKVIVSGYENFGDKEILDIH; from the coding sequence ATGGATAAAGTCATCAAGAAAAAAAATCCATTCAAAAAATATATTGCTACACTCGCTGTACTTGTAGTCATTGTTGCTTCTGCGGTTGCTGCTTTAGACTGGAAAGATAGCATTGGTGTAGAACGTGATCGATTGGCTATCGCTGAAGTAATCGAGGGACAGTTCGAAGACTTTATTTTGATTACAGGATATGTGCAGCCAATTCGTTCTGTTTTTATAGATGCCATTGAAGGTGGAATAATTCAAGAGGTACAGAAAACCTCAGGGGAACAAGTACAGGAAGGAGAAACGATCATTAGTCTGACTAATTCAAATTTGCAGTTGGATGTACTTAATCGGGAAGCACAGCTTTATGAGCAAATCAATAATGTAAAGAACACAAGACTTTTACTCGATCAGAATCTTTTGAACTTGAAAAATGAATTAGCTGAAATTGATTATCAACTCGAAATTCTAAAACCCGAACTAGAACGCAAGAAAGTATTCTTTGAGCGAAAGATGATTTCTCAAAAAGAGTTTGAAGATTTCAGAGCACAATTCAAGCTTTATCAACAAAAAAGAGAAAACACTGCATCCTCATACAAAAGAGACTCGGCTATGAAGCAACTTCAGATGCAGCAGTTGGATGAGTCGGAAAAAAGAATGTGGCAAAGCTTGAACTCTATTGGTAAGATTGCGGATAATCTGACGGTAAAAGCTCCGATCAAAGGACAGCTTTCAACTCCCGATTGGCAAGTTGGTCAGTCTATTGAAAGAGGCGAGCGCATCGGACAAATTGATATGGATGGAGGCTACAAAGTCAGAGCTAAAGTAGATGAGATTTACCTTCCAAAAACAGAAGTAGGGCAGAAGGCAAAACTTCATTTCGATCAGAATGATTATGTACTGACCGTCACCAAAATCTATCCGAGTATCAAACAAGGGACTTTTGAAGTAGATCTACTTTTTGAAAATAAAATCCCTGCAAATATCAAAAGAGGTTTGAGCCTACATATGCAATTGCAATACGAACAAACTAATAATAGTAAAATGCTTCAGATGGGCGGATTCTACCAATCTACAGGAGGAAACTACGTCTATGTATTGTCTGACGATGGACAAACAGCACAGAAACGAAAAATCAAATTAGGAAAACAAAACTCAAAATTCATTGAAGTGACTAGCGGACTTTCAGTAGGAGAGAAGGTCATTGTTTCAGGCTACGAAAACTTCGGGGATAAAGAAATCTTAGATATTCATTAA